GATGGGGAAGGTCACAGGGCAGGCGCAGGGCGAGGTGGACCTCTCCGCCAGCATCTACCAGTACTACGCGGACAAGGGACCGCAGTACATGCAGGATGACACGATCGACGCCGTCGGCGGTGGTGAAGCAGTCGTGCGCACCGAGGCCATCGGTTCCCTCATCGGCATCATGCCGTGGAACTTCCCCTACTATCAGGTGGCACGGTTCGCAGCGCCGAACCTACTACTGGGCAACACCATCATGCTCAAGCACGCAGAGAACTGCCCCCAGTCGGCGCTGGCCATAGAGCAGATTTTCAAGGACGCTGGCCTTCCCGAAGGTGCGTACATCAACGTCTTCGCGACCAAGGACCAGATCGCTGACATGATCGCCGACCCACGCGTTCAGGGCGTGTCCCTGACAGGCAGCGAACGCGCCGGATCCGCCGTCGCCGAAGTAGCAGGTCGCAACCTGAAGAAGTACGTGCTGGAGCTCGGCGGATCAGACCCCTTCATCGTCCTCGACAGCGACGACCTCGACAAAACCGTCAAGGCCGCCGTCGCCGGGCGTATGGGCAACGCCGGACAGTCCTGTGTCGCAGCCAAGCGGTTCATTGTCCAGGAAAAGTACTATGACGATTTCGTGGAGAAGTTCACTGCGAAAATGTCGAAGATGAAGCCAAACGATCCCACTCAGGCGGATACGCGCTTCGGCCCTATGTCCTCACAGTCCGCTGCGGATGGGTTGATCGAGCAGATCAAGGACGCTGTGGATAAGGGCGCTACCCTGCGTACGGGTGGACACCACGTTGAGGGGCCGGGCGCGTTCGTTGAAGCAACAGTACTCACTGATGTGACACCCGAAATGCGTGCCTACAGTGAGGAACTGTTTGGCCCCGCTGCCGTTGTGTACAAGGTCGCAGACGAGGAAGAGGCCATCGAATTGGCCAACAGCTCTGCCTACGGCCTCGGCGGTTCCGTCTTCAGCACGGACACCGACAGAGCGAAGTCAGTAGCGCAGCGCCTTGAGACGGGCATGGTGTGGATCAACTCTGTCACCAGCACCCAGGCTGACCTCCCCTTCGGCGGAGTGAAGCGTTCCGGCGTTGGCCGCGAACTGGCCAAGTACGGCATGGACGAGTTCGTGAACCGCAAACTGGTTCGCACCCCAGCGTCGAAGCCAGCACAGCCAGCTGGCTGAGCGACGTTGTCCGGATAGCTCATCACGCCAGAAGAAGGAGACCTAACAATGGCCACCAGCACACAGATTCAGCTCACATCACGTCCCAAGGGCGCTCCGACGCCCGAGAACTTCCGGAGCGTGCAGGAAGATTTGC
This region of Arthrobacter roseus genomic DNA includes:
- a CDS encoding NAD-dependent succinate-semialdehyde dehydrogenase: MSAYKTVNPATGETLKEFEQTTDADIQDVMAHSHKAYGSWRSTAVEDRAAILSRVAELYKERKDELAATITMEMGKVTGQAQGEVDLSASIYQYYADKGPQYMQDDTIDAVGGGEAVVRTEAIGSLIGIMPWNFPYYQVARFAAPNLLLGNTIMLKHAENCPQSALAIEQIFKDAGLPEGAYINVFATKDQIADMIADPRVQGVSLTGSERAGSAVAEVAGRNLKKYVLELGGSDPFIVLDSDDLDKTVKAAVAGRMGNAGQSCVAAKRFIVQEKYYDDFVEKFTAKMSKMKPNDPTQADTRFGPMSSQSAADGLIEQIKDAVDKGATLRTGGHHVEGPGAFVEATVLTDVTPEMRAYSEELFGPAAVVYKVADEEEAIELANSSAYGLGGSVFSTDTDRAKSVAQRLETGMVWINSVTSTQADLPFGGVKRSGVGRELAKYGMDEFVNRKLVRTPASKPAQPAG